One Setaria viridis chromosome 5, Setaria_viridis_v4.0, whole genome shotgun sequence genomic region harbors:
- the LOC117858641 gene encoding germin-like protein 1-1, with translation MARIHLYVAAACAVVLVLAAPTIAGDPDHLQDVCVADRASPIKINGFTCKANVTADDFFFPGLRYPGNTNNPAGSMVTAANVETFPGVNTLGVSLARIDFAPGGQNPPHTHPRATEIIFVLEGTLEVGFITTANKLFTKTVNKGDVFVFPRGLVHFQQNRGNCAAAVVSAFNSQLQGTQAIAMTLFGATPPVSTDVLAKAFRIGNGKVAAIKGRFGPK, from the exons ATGGCAAGGATCCACCTCTACGTTGCCGCGGCCTGCGCCGTCGTGCTGGTGCTCGCCGCCCCGACCATCGCCGGCGACCCTGACCATCTCCAGGACGTCTGTGTCGCTGACCGCGCCTCCC CGATCAAGATCAATGGGTTCACGTGCAAGGCGAACGTGACGGCGGACGACTTCTTCTTCCCGGGTCTGAGGTACCCCGGCAACACCAACAACCCTGCGGGATCGATGGTGACGGCAGCCAACGTGGAGACCTTCCCGGGCGTGAACACGCTGGGCGTCTCCCTGGCGCGCATCGACTTCGCCCCCGGCGGCCAGAACCCGCCGCACACTCACCCGCGCGCCACCGAGATCATCTTCGTCCTCGAGGGCACGCTCGAGGTCGGCTTCATCACCACCGCCAACAAGCTCTTCACCAAGACCGTCAACAAGGGGGACGTCTTCGTCTTCCCCAGGGGGCTCGTGCACTTCCAGCAGAACAGGGGGAACTGCGCCGCCGCGGTCGTCTCCGCCTTCAACAGCCAGCTCCAGGGGACTCAGGCCATCGCCATGACGCTCTTCGGCGCCACGCCACCCGTGTCCACCGACGTCCTGGCCAAGGCCTTCAGGATCGGCAACGGGAAGGTGGCCGCCATCAAGGGCAGGTTTGGGCCCAAGTAG